The Montipora foliosa isolate CH-2021 chromosome 6, ASM3666993v2, whole genome shotgun sequence genome includes the window GAGTTTACTGAACTAAACCAGCTCTGTGAGGATATATTAGCATTTAGGAGAGATACTGCTgagttgaaaaagaaagaaaaacaggacaagaaaaagaaggaagagGAGGACAGGAAAAAGGGGGAAGAGATGAGAAAAGCAGCTGTTGAAAGATTAGCAAGTTAATATTTAGAGAAGTAGATTATTTTAGTTTGTAGATAGCAGAGTTGCTGTGTTGGTATTAGTCCTGTTGTTATGGAAGAAGTTCAGATACATGCTCAAGAGGTGCAAAAGGACTTGCAGGATATCTATAACCCTTGATATTTTTGTAAGCCACTCACTCCGGTAACAACCTCTGATCCAtaaatttcctttattttagaACGCCGTAGTGAGAAGTCAGTCAGTGAGTCTGATACTTCAGATTCTGCTGGAAGTGATAGTGATCAGAGCACAGCTACAAAAGGTATGTCAAGTAGGAATTTAAAATATTCCACAGATTAATGGACTGCATCAGTTTAAGGCAAAATCAGAGccattaatttttcatacagGCACTAAAGACAACCTACATGTATGAGTTTCTAAGTAAAGTGTATGCAAGACTTGAACTGGCCAtttagcttggcactctttgTGGTCTTTGTTCTTTGTTAAAGTCTATAAGGTTACTCCCTGTGTACTTATAAGATAGCCAAAAAGGTTTATAAAATAGGAATCCACAGGAACAAACTGCCTTAATCAATTGGGATGCATGTCTGTGCCAAACAATTAGTCATTCCAGGGCTAGTAAGTCATGTAAGGTTAATGTATGTTGGGGTTCAATTTTATCCTTGGTTGaagtattattttatttgtttgtgcaTATCAAGtgtttaaaacaaaagagagtAAAACAAACCAAGGATCACATAGAACTATAACACATCTTTATCCAGTTTCCAGCTGAGCATATCCTCCTGTTAATTTGTGTGGCTAACAGGGTGTCCATTGGCAGGAAAAAGTCTACAGTAGATGATTGAACACACATCTCACCCAATTCAGAACTAAGATTGTCTTCTCAAATACATTGAAATTAAGAAGTTGTAACATATTACAGACAAAGGAACGTATTCCCTTTTTGCGACTGCAAGTATTCAGAATTATAATCATCACTTATGcataaaaatattttgttttcgctgATCGTTGCTAAAATTAAATTATGTAGGTCGTCCAAAAAAGAAGACCAAGCGTCGCTGTAGCAAGTTGTCTGCAATGGAGATGTTAGCTAATAAATATACCCAAAAAGCAGAATTTAAAAAGGAGGAGCTTGATGTAAGGAGAATGGAACTTGAATTTGCCAAAGAGAAGTATGCTGCAGAAGCAGAGGAACGAAGAGCTAGAGTGGAGTTGGAAATTGAAGAAAGAAGGGCTCTGCTGTCCCTTTTAAAAGATCGTTGTTGAACCTGAGCTGCTGATtttcagaaaatgttttcttgacATTCATGTTGATCTTGGTTCTCTTTCTTCAttattaaaaaacaacaacaacaacaacaacaaaaagcttTCATTTTTTAGGATTTTACACAACCATTTATAACATTCAAATTACACAGAGAGGTTATAGCCAGGGCCATAAATGAATGTTTTATTGATGTTACATGTGCCTTGCTCGATTTGCTCGGAGCATAGTTCTATTAAAAATACACTTATTTCTTTCCTTAAATATCTTTTGTATTTTACACTGTAGTTTGAAGGTTATGCACTACTGTCAGAAGCACAATCTCTTGAAAGATATCTTTTAAACCACTAGACTAGTGGTTTGAAAGATATCTTTCAAGAGATGGTGGTTCTAGGTTAAAGTAGGTGCTTGTTTGGGACCCATACAGGCATGTGTGGCAGTTCACCAAGATAGAAGCAACTAAATAGTACTTTCCAACTGGCTGAAGCAAAACTCTCAGGTTTTTTTTGAAATCCATGAAGGCAAAGTTTTGGCATATTTTGCCAAAGCCCCACTCAACACATGTTCTTACTTTGCTCATTTGAGTGTTGAACAACTGTTCATCATTTGTCAATCGGACTCCACGAAATGGTGCTAGAATGTTGCGGGTTATTCCATATGCAGGGTCACCATATATGACATAAGGTTCTCCCGTCGGTGTCTGAAGTCTTTCAAGCTTATCAGCAAGACCACTGACCCCAAGCATAAAGGCATCATGCCTTCGTCCCTCTATGGGGCCAAACATGTGAGCAATAATGCCATTTGGTGCTTGTACTGACTGAAAGTGAACATGTACTTGTATTAAAATACATCCTATTTATTAAATCTTAATAACTTGAAAGGGAAGGGAGGCATGTTCATACAAAATCATAATAAATTTTAAGGTAATATGCAAATACAGACAAATAATAAGGAACGTTCTTTAGGCCACAACCAGACCAAAAGGTTGATAAAAAGTCCAATAACCCCTATACAATGCTTTGTCAACTCCAAGAAAGTCTCCCTCTTTCCCAGAAAAGGGTCTCGCACAACCCTGTCACTGGAAGTACCTCCAACCCCTACATAGATAAAAACACTCTGTCCTTAATAACAAGTTTCACGTACTCTGCTGCAGATACTTTACAGTAAGGGGCTCAACACTTAAAATATATCAACTTTTTCTCTGACAAAAAAAGGGACCTGGCTACCCTTTTCCTGCATCAAATTGTTGCCTCTTAGGGCTGGTTTCCATATTCTGTAACTCTCTGGTCGCCTTCGTTTTCTCAAACCATGTGTTCAGGTTATTTAAGATAACCATGCACGGGAAAAATGCTTATGGGACACAAGATTATCCAGACAACAAGGATGATGGTGATCACCTAGATATAACTGAGATGTATACGATGGTCTAACGGGGCTCAAACCAAAATGAATCCACAcacctgaaattttaaacaatgtGTTCTCTTGTGTCCACTGAACATAATTCTCTGATTTCTTATAGGGCGTGCAATAGGCCTTGGTGTCCCATCAATAAACCCCCAGCACTGGTGTAAGGGGGCACCTTTTGCTTCAACTGCCTGAGAGAACAACTCTGGATCTAGCCAAACTAGGTCTAATGACGTGAGCAAATGATTGAACCGCTCATAGATATCATCCATCACCTACCatagagaaataaaaaaacaatcattacatGTTTTGGCAATTACACAAGTTAACTCTGCCACCAGTCATTACATTTGCACAGGGTTGCTTGATTTTTGACTTCGAGTGTGACTATagtattgttttattgtttcatTGCTTCATtactttgttgaaaataagACTGAGTTGAGGTTCATCCCTTCCGAACACTGGAACAAGGTCGCACCATCGATTGGGGTACACAAGTCTTCTCAGTAGAATCATGAGGGCTTCCATTCCTGTACACTTGGTTCTTTTTTACACATTCATAATATGCTGGTAATTCCAATGCATGTAGCAGGCGTTCCATGTCTTCTTTTTGAAACCTGTGGATGACATAATACCATTCAGGACCCCAGTATCCGTGCATAAAATAAAGGAACAGTTATACACAAAAGCTTAATACTTTCCTAAACATGGCTTCACACTGTGCATCACTAAGGTCGATCAGCTTTATCCGTGGAAAGTCCAACTTAACGGTTGAAGGGAACATTGTATCGACGAGAAGCAAATCTAAGTCGTCACCGTCGCTACTACTACTAGAGTCATCACTGCTGTCTTCATAGACCATCATCTCAAGAATGTCATTAAAATCGTGTCTAAGAGGTAAATCACATTGGAACTTGAAAACAGTGTTAAATTCTGAAAGCGACTATAATTGTTGTGGCATAAGTTGTAAGTGTTCAGACGTTACCTGGCACctgcagccgccattttgaagtgttTATAACCCAAAATTCCTTGCGTTTCTTCCCGTTTTGACTTGACGGAACGACCCTTTGCTAAAGTACATTGAGGATTAAACCtcaaacggcaaacgtcaaaCCTCAAACTGCAGTCTCACGTCAGCCGTAATAACGAAAAACGTGGTGCTAAATGTCTCTATTATCTTTACACGAACTCAGTAAAATCAGGAAATTTATATCGAAAGGGTCgttcatgcctttatttcctGTAAACTGAATTACTGCAATGGTTTGTTTTACGGGTTGCCCTCTTCCAAAATACAGAAACTTTAAAGACTACAAAACTCTGCCGCCCGACTTATTACGCGAACAAAAAAGTCTGAACATTTTGCTCCAGTCCTTATCAATCTGCACTGGTTACCAACAGAACAAAGtgttatcttcaagcttcttctTTATACCCTTAAAGCACTTCATGGTCTGGCCCCTGATTACTTGGCAAATCTGTTAactttgttttcaactttttttttctgacataTCCGTTGTTTTtcctcctaaaaaaaaaaatattccgATTATAGGCCATCAGCATTGAggctcagaatggaggagtcagcggtcatttttgcagcttatgacgtatgatatggggaagacaTGCGAGAGCGCCCTATATAGAAGCAGTGGtttgactgatgtttgtcgtgaatatttagtccgcgaagaaacagcaaaacaacgaaGAAACAACCACAGCAGCACTTACGAAATCTatgttccccatatcatacgtcacagCAGGGTGCTGATTTGGTTTTTGAGCTCGCGCTGAAAATGCAGAAACAGCCGGAAAAGCCCAATTTCAAACgtaattttctcgcaaaaaaacagaaaacgagGAGAAGTAACCCCACACacttaactttacttatgttaggctttccaaaaataatgttGGAAAAATTACTGATTTTGGCCTTCCGGTTCTCCTTTAACTCGAGGAAAAAGTGAAGACGGAGGTTCCCTTTTGTAAGCTCCTGGATGGGCTTAATTAACGACCAGCTTCATCTAATTGTAAATTTTTCTTGGAAAGTTCTATTGCTTTTATTAAACAAGCTCTTTCATTTTAACCCCATTGCAGAAGTTCAAGAAGACAAAGGACGCGTCGGGATTGAAAGCCGGTGAAGAAATTGACCCGCAAAATTGGCCAGTTTTTGCTGGAACCGTAATTTGCTTCTGCGGAATCGCTCTATTGTTCCTCACAGTTAACGTGGCGCTGAAGTGGTTTCGGGGACGATGCATAAAGGGAAAAGAGGAAGATACTGAAGAAGGACGAGAGCCAGGTAAGTCAGTTGCAAGACCAAGGAACTCATCGCGGGGACCTCGGATTCTAGTTGCCCGGATATGTTTGTTTGTTGCCATGATTTGAGCAGGTTGACCTACTGACCTACCCATACACTCACCAAGGAAAGCCACAACACCAGCACATATCGCATGCGCAGTTAAACATGTCGAGTATCATAGACTCTctccaatttcgatatattaaaattcagtcctaaacaaaagacaccatctcgaggctctggggaataaactcatacaaatccttatatttattccccggAGCATCGATTTGATGCCGTTTTAGGACAagattttaatacatcgaaattggtctatcaGTGCAATTTACACTCCGCATGTCGAGTCCACTTAAGTGAATCATATCTGGTTGCGAGTGTTTGCAAATGCTTTTTCCTATATGATACCACTAGCGAAATTTACTGTTGTATCTGGTGGAAACCGGCAATAAATGCTCATCTTCCTTAGGAGCTTTTGTTCCATTTTCCGAGAGTGACATTTACAATAACAACCTGTTTATATGGTTTAGATTGCCCTTGTTTAAATTTCTGTGTTATTTTCGGATTCCCTTGCTTTCTAAGTAAAGAAGCATTTCATAAACGAGGCAGTCAAAATTTGTTTGGCACTTTCGGAGTATGTGAAAATGGCTTTCTTTGAGGAGACTGATGTCCTCATGGGCTTCCAAAAAGTGTTTTCCAATCGCTGATCTTCTGTGTTCAACAATACGTTGCTGAAAATGTCAAGATCTGTATCCCAAGTTTTCTGCAAACTTTCTGCAACGCGTAGCCGGGCCACATGAAAATGAACACACCACGCGTTGTTAATTTACGATGGGTGGCATAATTTCTTTCGGCTCGGATTTATCAATCAAAATTATATTAACTGACTAACTCATCATATTTTCAGGGCAAATCTCAGGCCAAAGTTCGCAACCGTGGCGACATGAAAAACACTTGGAATTTTCTGTAATAGAATTTATCAATGAGCCATTCAACATGTGGCATGAGCAGAAACACCAGGATGACGTGTGTAGAACAAGACTGAAATGTTGACTATCCGAATTTGTTACCTGTGTTATAAGTAAGCGCATTTGATGACTCTCCCACTTTATTTTATCAGGTGAGAAAGCTAGTAGCAGTAGTTGACCGACAGCCTGGAAGTCCACATATGTTTCCATTTATGCGATGTTTTTCCATCAGTTTGATCGAGAGACATATTTCTCCCCACTTATGTACCCAACCCCTTCTTGCTTAACCTTACTATCAGGATAGGCAGCTAGTtctcttgaaaaagaaattgaattGTATTAAGGCAAGATGATAAATAAGCAAATAAATTGTTGAACTGGGGAAGGGAAACTTGGCGATTTTGTAACGTAGCTCAGGTGCGCGAAGCGCGCCAgtggagcaccatgggtaagattttttaaattttggttatgacgttaACGTACGCCCGTTCGCCCGCGCgtagactgtcggggtggaggtggggaggcaggacaccCTCTGGGGgcgggagtgttcgggcaatattccttggcgggaaatcgcgtggcagcgttgcttttggcgggaaatcatattggTGAAGAGCAacgggtggtgcttattaatacagggatatttttgcgcggtttaaaactatgcggagaaagtggaacttaggaagtgctcttggtatccaaaaagaaaataggccATATTGATGGTCCACGTACATGGCGTCTCCATttaaatctctgtaaatttgcgtgaaacgcttcgataAATAACTCAGAAAtaatgtaccgcacagaccagAGAATTGGTgaggtggttaaaagatttgtttcccaCAActttccaagttcttggcctttttcattgaacaatttcgaatatatttttttgttgcgtgacagtgtttgaaatgaaaatatctgtttacaccaaacattttcattcctccattcgcgcataacTACAGTTTCTTgtgcctttgaccacaatcccttgcgtttcgaagaaaaatgtgttctcccgattagagagctgcctcgttcgttcgcttcaggctcagtCACCGCCCGCCACGGCCCGGgggcccggcggcccggcggcccgaaggcccagcggcccgcggcccacggcccggggcggcccggaggcccggtagcccagtcctgattttccacagtttttttgtccagcggtaaatccacgcgcatgcacagatctgcatcggatttgggcgtgcaaaatggacgacggtgagtttgaattcgtatttaatcatttgaatccttgtttctgtttgttgttgtaaacagaagaaaacaacaaagaattacaacgtttttcacttagcaacatgcaacgaaagaaaggatcgaaaaggattgaaatgattattaaaatggtaaacgaattcaaactcaccgtctttcatttgcgcgcTCAAACCCCATGCaaatctgtgcatgcgcgtggatttaccgctggacaacaaaactgtgtgggccaccgggccgccgggccgccgggccgctgggccgtggcgggccgcgggccgcgggcctgcttttagcaaaacccgtATAAATTGGTTTGGCATAAGATTCAGTCTTGTAATTTTCTCCCAAGTCGTTTCTTCGAGATCAAAGTACGTCATTtaagaaataaaagaaccatTTGCGAAGCTTTCGACCTAACCTTGTCGCAAAAGCGCCCCCGTGCCTACTCCACTCAACTGATGAGACCCTGACTCTCTACAGAAGGCGCATAACGTTGCTCACAGGAACACAAATTCGTCACTGGCATCAATTACTTTACATCAGCTGGACCAAGACCAAGACCAAGTCCCTGACGTCGATGTTCTCAAGATTGTCGGAGCTGACAGTGCGGAGCCATCATAACAGCCTCGGAATTAAGATGGACAGGGCATGTGAGAAGAATGCCTGAGGGCCGACAGCCCATGGCCGCCTTCTATGGTGAACTGCGAGAAGAAAAGAGAAAGCATGGCGGTCAAAAACTCCGCTTCAAAGACGTACTCAAACGCCACATGACAAAGTACCCACTCGGCTCTGAATGTCAACACCGGGGAGGAAGAAGCCCGGCGTCGAATGACGTGGAGAGGAGTAGTAAAGAGTAGGGCTTTCCACAAGTTGCTCGGCAACTTTTTGGCAACTTTTCGTATTTCGAGcaacttttttcttttcgaATAACTTTTTGGATTCTGAGCAATTCTTAGTTTTCTACTAATTCCGAGTTATCGGAGCAGCTTTTAGTTGTTAAATTGGCCGTGCTTACATGTT containing:
- the LOC138006873 gene encoding uncharacterized protein, coding for MEALMILLRRLVYPNRWCDLVPVFGRDEPQLSLIFNKVMDDIYERFNHLLTSLDLVWLDPELFSQAVEAKGAPLHQCWGFIDGTPRPIARPIRNQRIMFSGHKRTHCLKFQSVQAPNGIIAHMFGPIEGRRHDAFMLGVSGLADKLERLQTPTGEPYVIYGDPAYGITRNILAPFRGVRLTNDEQLFNTQMSKVRTCVEWGFGKICQNFAFMDFKKNLRVLLQPVGKYYLVASILVNCHTCLYGSQTSTYFNLEPPSLERYLSNH